DNA sequence from the Setaria italica strain Yugu1 unplaced genomic scaffold, Setaria_italica_v2.0 scaffold_54, whole genome shotgun sequence genome:
ACCGCAACAAAACAACCCCCGCAACCTCTCTCTCCACCTGTTTTCTTGATCTCCGccgcttcctccctcctctcctcccccccgCGTCTCTAGGGTTTCCACGCCGCCGGATTCGAAACCCGCGCTCCCGAGCAGGTTGGTgagcctccccctccccctccccctccccctccccctccccccttgCTAGCCTTCTCCGGCCCCCCAATTTTGTCGGTCCCAACAAAATCCGAGTCGGGCGTGCAATCCAGTCAATTTTGTTGCGGATTTTGTTTGCGCGCGTGGTTAGAGTACCGATAGGAGCTTATTTCTATTTGCAACGTGAGAACGCTAACGAATTCGTTTTCGGAGGTTTAACTGAACCCTAACTATGTTTTTTTCCCGCCATTGAATTCGTCTCTATCATCAGAACGCGGTCAAAAATATGGAATCTGATGGGTTCTATTTCATTCACTGTCATGGGTGTACAGTGTTGTACTCAACAAAGTTTTGAAACCAGAGTCTGACTTCTGATATTGTACCCTTTTCCTCTGTGGTCTGATGAACCACACTTGCAGCGATTGAAGCAGGAGGTGCCAGGAGTTAACCGGAGATGAATGCCCCGGATCGATATGAGCGCTTTGTGGTGCCCGAGGGCACCAAGAAGTGAGTCTCCCCAGCCAGCCCTCTCACTTGGTTTTGGATTGATCTTTGTTGGGTCCTTGGTATGTCTTGTTTTAGCTGTTTCGATAGAAAGCAGCAATGCGCATGATTCAGGGCTTTCAGGCAATGCTACAGCACTTGCTTATGTCCGTATCCATTTCCGACAGTCTATGCAAAGTGATTCATTTGGCATAAACCGTAAAGTTCTGAATGCTTGATGTTTGTCTGTTGGTTCTCTTGCTTTCAGTCTTTTGTAGCGATAGATTCAATTGTGACTATAGTTGCCTTTTGTCATTGCTCAATTGTCTGGATGGTGTGGTTGTGGTACTGATGAGTGTTAACCATTTGTGCAGGGTGTCGTATGAGAGGGATACAAAGATCGTGAATGCTGCATCCTTCACCATCGAGCGTGAGGACCACACCATTGGCAACATTGTTCGCATGTAAGTACAGCAATTCTTTTAGCATGTCTTGTCCTCTTCTGTTGTGTTTTATGACTCACTTATGGAGTGATATTCTGCAGGCAGCTGCACAGGGACCCAAATGTGCTCTTTGCTGGCTATAAGCTCCCTCACCCTCTTCAGTACAAGATTATTGTCAGGGTATGAcagatgcttttttttttcagttcttTTCTTCAGTTTAGGTTCATTCAGCTTTCTCTTATTTTTTATTGTGTGGACAGATCCATACCACAAGTCAGTCGTCCCCAACACAGGCCTACACCCAGGCTGTCAATGACCTAGACAAGGAGCTCGAGTACCTTAAGCAAGCTTTTGAGGTCTGTTCCTCATATGTTCACTCAAGCTGTTAATTATTTTTCCAGTAATTTGCTGTCGTGCCATGGAATAGTAAGGGACAAAATGAGAAGGAACAATTTATCTTGATTTATACTATATAAAAGAAAGTGCCTCCTGCTTCTGTTGCTATTACATCTTGATGGGAAGTTCTTTGATACATTGATATGGGATTTCAGATGTGCTTTTGTTTGACCTGGCAAGCttaataaatataaaatattaaTGCCCAGTTGAGATTGAAATGCTGAACTTGGAAGCGACCATGACATTGGGTTTAGATACCTGTTTTGGTAGTTTACATGCTATAAGTAGCCAGCAACTTGTTTTGCAACTGCCTTTCTTACTTTGAAGAGTTTGCACAAGCACAAGATTGCTCTGAAGAGTTTATTTGTTTGAGATACTGAATAAACATTTCGGCCTATACATTCCTTGCATGCTCCTATACCATGTTGTCCTCTTAACAATAATGCCATTAAGAGTATCATGGAAGTGCCAAAATTTTACTATGTGATGACACATACTTAAGGCACGTGCTTGGATTAGATAAAATTTACATATTCATTCTGACATTCTTTGTCTTTTGGAAGGATTATCTCATTTCCTTACCATCCCATTGTACTCATGTATAAGTATTGAGTTATTGGAATgctagaaaaaaattatttgctGGTTTCACTATGCAAATTTTGGTATTATCTTATTTTCCCAGCTGCATGGCATGGACTTTGGCAATTGTATATACGTGAAATTTTGTTTGCCCTAAGTCATGATGCACAGCAAGTCAGAGTGTGTGTGGGGAGGAAACTTTGTTTGGGAGTAATTGATATGGAAGTAGAAAAGGGTTGGTTTGATATAAATATGATGCATCGTTGCCATTTTAAAGTATTTGGGAAGTGTTCATGTTATTTTTGAAGAATCATTTGTCTTATATTTTTCAGGATGTAGATGGCAGAAGTGATACCAATGTCCTAACATGCATTTGCTAATTAGTGTTGAACCACATAATTACATTAAAAACACTACTAGGAAGAGGAGACCATGGGGCATGTCTTATTTGTTCTGTTTTTTATGCATCTTCTGCTAGGTACAAAATGCTAAATAACAGCCTTATGCCTTCTAATGAATCTTTAAAATAACAGCCTATGAGAATTTGAATGGGTAGTTGACAGCTGGAACTTCTGATGTCAAGTTAATCTTCAGAACGTTAGCAAAGTGGTGATATTCCTGTTAATAAGACCTGCCTGCTGCTACTAGTAGGGATTCTTGCTGATTACCTGGCATGTTTTGTGTTGTGCCTGGCTGTAACTGTTTGCCTTTGTACAAAACCATGAGGCGACAATGCTAGGATCTAGCTGCTTAGGTTGGCTGTGCCATGCTAAAAAGGTTATGCATCAGCACTGTCCTCCGATTCTTGTCTTCGGAAGTTTAATTCAAATAACTTTTGAATGCTGAACATCCGTGTCTATCTTTAAGATGTCATGTTGATACCTGTATGTGGTACTAACGTTCTGAGCCATGTTTTCAGGTTGAGAAGAACAGGTATGAGGAAAGGGCGAAGCAGGGGTTCTGAATTCATGGTGCCTGATATCTGACATAAAAACTCCGTGGGTTAGTCTTATCTTTATCCGATGCGTGAGTCGCCTTGAAACAAACACCCAAGGGTTATGACTTTGTGAGCATGATGTGGGACTGATCCCTGAACCCCAAGGCGCATGAGTCGCCTGAAAACCATTGCTCAAGGATATTGTGTAACCTGCTGCCAGACTGATCTCTGAACTATGAGTGCCTTTGTCTATCACGAACCTGTGCCAAGAGTCCAGTACCGCGTGGTTAATCTGACATTTGCCCACGTTATCTGTTTCTCTGTCATGCATGTGCCAACATCGTCTTGTTGCTGCACCATGATCTTTTAAGTTGCAATGCATGTTaactgtgaatctgtgataAAGAATGGCAGTAGTACTCATGAGTGAATGTGATAGAACGATGGAATTTTACAGTACATACGTACTTGCGTGGCAATGGAATTTTACAGTATACGTACTTTCGTAGCATTTCCGCGGAACATTCCTAACGGTATCTCCAGGTCATGCTCGGTCGCGTTTTCTCCTCTTGGTTGCTTACAGGCGGTTGTCGCATTGCTTCGCCGGATCTGTCTGCCGTCGGAACGCACCAGGTCTCAGATCTGGCCCCCGTGCCTGCTGCCCGCGCTCCCCTCGATCCGGACCCTCCGTTCCCCATCCTACAGCTCCCGCGCCCGCATCCCCCCTCGCAGCCGACCCCAACCAGCCAACCCTACCGTCCCCACCCGCCCCGCCACGCCACGCCGTCGCTGCATGCGGGCCATCTCAGGAGAAAAAGAGGCCCCCcataaacaaataaaaaaaatctttcctCCCTTCTTTTCTTCTATTCCCcgcaacaaaacaaaataagttta
Encoded proteins:
- the LOC101785531 gene encoding DNA-directed RNA polymerases II, IV and V subunit 11; its protein translation is MNAPDRYERFVVPEGTKKVSYERDTKIVNAASFTIEREDHTIGNIVRMQLHRDPNVLFAGYKLPHPLQYKIIVRIHTTSQSSPTQAYTQAVNDLDKELEYLKQAFEVEKNRYEERAKQGF